Proteins encoded within one genomic window of Nomia melanderi isolate GNS246 chromosome 8, iyNomMela1, whole genome shotgun sequence:
- the cher gene encoding filamin A protein cher isoform X8, producing the protein MPSGNMDKPVIEDNHDGTVSIRYDPREEGQHEVVVKFNGVHVQGSPFKFHVDSLASGYVTAYGPGLVYGVCGEPGNFVISTKGAGAGGLSLAVEGPSKAEISCHDNKDGTVSVSYLPTAPGEYKISVKFGDKHIKGSPYVAKITGEGRKRNQISVGASSEVQLPGKVTDSDIRSLNASITAPSGLEEPCFLKMSPNGNMCVSFTPREAGEHTVAVKKLGNHIQNSPFKISVSDREVGDAKKVKVSGSGLKEGKTHVENTFSIDTRNAGFGGLSLSIEGPSKAEIQCKDNEDGTLNIFYKPTEPGYYIMNLKYADHHVEGSPFTVKVSGEGSNRQREKIQRQREAVPITEVGSQCKLTFKMPGITSFDLAATVTSPGGVTEDAEVKEVEDGLYAVAFVPKELGVHTVSVRYKEMHIPGSPFQFTVGPLRDSGAHRVHAGGPGLERGEQGEPCEFNVWTREAGAGTLAISVEGPSKAKIDFKDRKDGSCYVSYVVSEPGDYRVGIKFNDQHIPDSPHKVYISPAMGDAHKLEVAQFPESGAQPDKPATFLVRKNGAKGELDAKIVSPSGTEDDCFIQAIDTDTYSVRFMAHENGIHNIHVKFNGVHIAGSPFPVKVGKVDADPAAVHAFGNGLKDIKTGQKTDFIIDTCNAGSGSLNVTVDGPSKVAMDCTEVEEGYKVRYTPLVPGDYYISVKYNGYHIVGSPFKVPCTGADLAERGAQESSSIVVETVQKISKSKQTGPVLPLFKSDASKVTSKGMGLKKAYLGKQNQFVVNAGDAGNNILYVAVYGPKGPCDEITMKHTGRNNYNVSYMVRERGEYIILVKWGDEHIPGSPYKVEV; encoded by the exons ATGCCGAGTGGGAACATGGACAAACCAGTCATCGAAGATAATCATGACGGAACGGTGTCCATTAGATATGATCCAAGAGAAGAAGGACAGCACGAAGTTGTTGTAAAATTCAATGGTGTTCATGTTCAAG GTTCTCCGTTTAAATTTCACGTGGATTCCCTGGCGAGTGGTTATGTGACGGCGTACGGGCCAGGTTTGGTGTACGGCGTATGCGGTGAACCAGGAAATTTCGTAATATCGACAAAAGGAGCTGGAGCAGGCGGCCTTTCTTTGGCGGTGGAAGGCCCTAGTAAAGCAGAAATATCTTGCCATGACAATAAGGATGGAACCGTTTCCGTGTCGTACCTCCCGACTGCTCCAGGGGAATACAAAATTAGTGTGAAATTCGGAGATAAGCATATAAAGGGCAGCCCGTATGTTGCGAAGATCACCG GTGAGGGTCGAAAACGAAACCAAATCTCAGTGGGCGCGTCCAGTGAGGTTCAATTACCAGGAAAGGTAACCGATTCCGACATAAGATCCCTGAACGCGTCGATCACAGCGCCGAGTGGCCTCGAGGAACCCTGCTTCCTGAAAATGTCACCGAACGGAAACATGTGCGTCTCTTTCACGCCCCGCGAGGCGGGCGAGCACACGGTCGCCGTGAAAAAGCTGGGCAACCATATCCAAAACTCTCCGTTCAAAATCAGCGTGTCCGACCGCGAAGTAGGCGACGCGAAGAAGGTGAAGGTGTCCGGATCCGGCTTGAAAGAGGGAAAAACCCACGTGGAGAACACATTCTCGATTGACACGAGAAACGCTGGTTTCGGCGGTCTGTCCTTATCAATAGAAGGCCCCAGCAAAGCAGAGATCCAATGCAAGGACAACGAAGACGGTACTCTGAACATCTTCTACAAGCCCACGGAGCCAGGTTACTACATCATGAACTTGAAGTACGCTGATCACCACGTGGAGGGATCGCCTTTCACCGTGAAGGTGTCCGGAGAAGGTAGCAACCGCCAGAGAGAGAAGATTCAAAGACAAAGGGAAGCCGTGCCCATTACCGAAGTGGGCAGCCAGTGCAAGCTAACCTTCAAGATGCCAGGCATCACGTCCTTCGATTTGGCAGCCACCGTCACTTCTCCAGGAGGGGTGACCGAGGATGCTGAGGTCAAAGAGGTCGAAGATGGTCTGTACGCAGTGGCCTTCGTGCCTAAGGAACTCGGCGTGCACACCGTGTCCGTGCGCTACAAGGAAATGCACATCCCCGGATCACCGTTCCAGTTCACCGTTGGCCCACTGAGGGATAGCGGAGCGCATAGGGTCCATGCTGGCGGGCCTGGATTGGAAAGGGGTGAACAAGGCGAACCGTGCGAATTCAACGTTTGGACCAGAGAGGCTGGAGCGGGAACTCTGGCTATTTCGGTTGAGGGACCTAGCAAGGCTAAGATCGACTTTAAGGACAGGAAGGATGGTAGCTGTTATGTTAGCTACGTTGTCTCGGAACCTG GAGACTACCGGGTaggaataaaattcaatgaccAACATATCCCTGACTCGCCGCATAAAGTTTACATATCACCGGCCATGGGAGATGCTCATAAGCTGGAAGTTGCTCAATTCCCAGAATCCGGCGCGCAACCAGACAAGCCAGCCACCTTCCTTGTTCGCAAAAACGGTGCCAAGGGTGAACTCGACGCAAAG ATCGTGTCTCCCAGTGGCACAGAAGATGACTGCTTCATCCAGGCTATCGATACTGACACGTACTCCGTGCGATTTATGGCCCATGAGAACGGTATCCACAATATTCACGTGAAATTCAACGGTGTTCACATAGCTGGCAGTCCATTTCCCGTGAAGGTTGGCAAAGTGGACGCGGACCCAGCTGCGGTGCACGCTTTTGGAAATGGTTTGAAGGATATCAAAACGGGCCAGAAAACAGACTTCATTATTGATACTTGCAATGCTGGCAGCGGGTCGCTCAATGTAACAGTTGACGGACCGAGTAAAGTCGCGATGGACTGTACAGAGGTTGAGGAGGGTTATAAGGTCAGATACACGCCCTTGGTACCCGGTGATTATTACATAAGCGTCAAATACAATGGATACCATATTGTGGGTTCTCCATTCAAAGTGCCGTGTACTG GAGCCGATCTTGCCGAGAGAGGTGCTCAGGAATCAAGTTCGATTGTTGTTGAGACTGTTcaaaaaatttcgaaatctAAACAAACGGGGCCAGTTTTACCATTATTCAAATCAGATGCTAGTAAGGTGACAAGCAAGGGAATGGGTCTGAAGAAAGCATACCTCGGAAAACAAAATCAGTTTGTTGTGAACGCAGGAGATGCTG GCAATAATATCCTGTATGTTGCGGTCTATGGACCCAAAGGACCATGCGACGAAATCACAATGAAACATACGGGCCGAAATAATTACAACGTAAGCTACATGGTTCGCGAGAGAGGAGAATACATAATTCTCGTGAAATGGGGCGACGAACATATCCCTGGATCGCCTTACAAAGTcgaagtataa
- the cher gene encoding filamin A protein cher isoform X7, with protein MVWEEEEVETTWQEVSTFYRHGLKTVTCSPYDSAVRGPICYIRHNPENEETPPGLDFAPLIFQSLYYVQTKKAEVKMPSGNMDKPVIEDNHDGTVSIRYDPREEGQHEVVVKFNGVHVQGSPFKFHVDSLASGYVTAYGPGLVYGVCGEPGNFVISTKGAGAGGLSLAVEGPSKAEISCHDNKDGTVSVSYLPTAPGEYKISVKFGDKHIKGSPYVAKITGEGRKRNQISVGASSEVQLPGKVTDSDIRSLNASITAPSGLEEPCFLKMSPNGNMCVSFTPREAGEHTVAVKKLGNHIQNSPFKISVSDREVGDAKKVKVSGSGLKEGKTHVENTFSIDTRNAGFGGLSLSIEGPSKAEIQCKDNEDGTLNIFYKPTEPGYYIMNLKYADHHVEGSPFTVKVSGEGSNRQREKIQRQREAVPITEVGSQCKLTFKMPGITSFDLAATVTSPGGVTEDAEVKEVEDGLYAVAFVPKELGVHTVSVRYKEMHIPGSPFQFTVGPLRDSGAHRVHAGGPGLERGEQGEPCEFNVWTREAGAGTLAISVEGPSKAKIDFKDRKDGSCYVSYVVSEPGDYRVGIKFNDQHIPDSPHKVYISPAMGDAHKLEVAQFPESGAQPDKPATFLVRKNGAKGELDAKIVSPSGTEDDCFIQAIDTDTYSVRFMAHENGIHNIHVKFNGVHIAGSPFPVKVGKVDADPAAVHAFGNGLKDIKTGQKTDFIIDTCNAGSGSLNVTVDGPSKVAMDCTEVEEGYKVRYTPLVPGDYYISVKYNGYHIVGSPFKVPCTGADLAERGAQESSSIVVETVQKISKSKQTGPVLPLFKSDASKVTSKGMGLKKAYLGKQNQFVVNAGDAGNNILYVAVYGPKGPCDEITMKHTGRNNYNVSYMVRERGEYIILVKWGDEHIPGSPYKVEV; from the exons ATGGTTTGGGAGGAAGAGGAGGTAGAAACCACGTGGCAGGAGGTGTCGACCTTTTACAGACACGGATTGAAGACTGTTACTTGCAGTCCGTACGATTCCGCTGTGCGTGGACCGATCTGTTACATCAGGCACAATCCGGAGAACGAGGAAACGCCGCCGGGACTCGATTTCGCTCCGTTAATTTTTCAGAGTCTTTACTACGTGCAAACGAAAAAAG CCGAAGTAAAGATGCCGAGTGGGAACATGGACAAACCAGTCATCGAAGATAATCATGACGGAACGGTGTCCATTAGATATGATCCAAGAGAAGAAGGACAGCACGAAGTTGTTGTAAAATTCAATGGTGTTCATGTTCAAG GTTCTCCGTTTAAATTTCACGTGGATTCCCTGGCGAGTGGTTATGTGACGGCGTACGGGCCAGGTTTGGTGTACGGCGTATGCGGTGAACCAGGAAATTTCGTAATATCGACAAAAGGAGCTGGAGCAGGCGGCCTTTCTTTGGCGGTGGAAGGCCCTAGTAAAGCAGAAATATCTTGCCATGACAATAAGGATGGAACCGTTTCCGTGTCGTACCTCCCGACTGCTCCAGGGGAATACAAAATTAGTGTGAAATTCGGAGATAAGCATATAAAGGGCAGCCCGTATGTTGCGAAGATCACCG GTGAGGGTCGAAAACGAAACCAAATCTCAGTGGGCGCGTCCAGTGAGGTTCAATTACCAGGAAAGGTAACCGATTCCGACATAAGATCCCTGAACGCGTCGATCACAGCGCCGAGTGGCCTCGAGGAACCCTGCTTCCTGAAAATGTCACCGAACGGAAACATGTGCGTCTCTTTCACGCCCCGCGAGGCGGGCGAGCACACGGTCGCCGTGAAAAAGCTGGGCAACCATATCCAAAACTCTCCGTTCAAAATCAGCGTGTCCGACCGCGAAGTAGGCGACGCGAAGAAGGTGAAGGTGTCCGGATCCGGCTTGAAAGAGGGAAAAACCCACGTGGAGAACACATTCTCGATTGACACGAGAAACGCTGGTTTCGGCGGTCTGTCCTTATCAATAGAAGGCCCCAGCAAAGCAGAGATCCAATGCAAGGACAACGAAGACGGTACTCTGAACATCTTCTACAAGCCCACGGAGCCAGGTTACTACATCATGAACTTGAAGTACGCTGATCACCACGTGGAGGGATCGCCTTTCACCGTGAAGGTGTCCGGAGAAGGTAGCAACCGCCAGAGAGAGAAGATTCAAAGACAAAGGGAAGCCGTGCCCATTACCGAAGTGGGCAGCCAGTGCAAGCTAACCTTCAAGATGCCAGGCATCACGTCCTTCGATTTGGCAGCCACCGTCACTTCTCCAGGAGGGGTGACCGAGGATGCTGAGGTCAAAGAGGTCGAAGATGGTCTGTACGCAGTGGCCTTCGTGCCTAAGGAACTCGGCGTGCACACCGTGTCCGTGCGCTACAAGGAAATGCACATCCCCGGATCACCGTTCCAGTTCACCGTTGGCCCACTGAGGGATAGCGGAGCGCATAGGGTCCATGCTGGCGGGCCTGGATTGGAAAGGGGTGAACAAGGCGAACCGTGCGAATTCAACGTTTGGACCAGAGAGGCTGGAGCGGGAACTCTGGCTATTTCGGTTGAGGGACCTAGCAAGGCTAAGATCGACTTTAAGGACAGGAAGGATGGTAGCTGTTATGTTAGCTACGTTGTCTCGGAACCTG GAGACTACCGGGTaggaataaaattcaatgaccAACATATCCCTGACTCGCCGCATAAAGTTTACATATCACCGGCCATGGGAGATGCTCATAAGCTGGAAGTTGCTCAATTCCCAGAATCCGGCGCGCAACCAGACAAGCCAGCCACCTTCCTTGTTCGCAAAAACGGTGCCAAGGGTGAACTCGACGCAAAG ATCGTGTCTCCCAGTGGCACAGAAGATGACTGCTTCATCCAGGCTATCGATACTGACACGTACTCCGTGCGATTTATGGCCCATGAGAACGGTATCCACAATATTCACGTGAAATTCAACGGTGTTCACATAGCTGGCAGTCCATTTCCCGTGAAGGTTGGCAAAGTGGACGCGGACCCAGCTGCGGTGCACGCTTTTGGAAATGGTTTGAAGGATATCAAAACGGGCCAGAAAACAGACTTCATTATTGATACTTGCAATGCTGGCAGCGGGTCGCTCAATGTAACAGTTGACGGACCGAGTAAAGTCGCGATGGACTGTACAGAGGTTGAGGAGGGTTATAAGGTCAGATACACGCCCTTGGTACCCGGTGATTATTACATAAGCGTCAAATACAATGGATACCATATTGTGGGTTCTCCATTCAAAGTGCCGTGTACTG GAGCCGATCTTGCCGAGAGAGGTGCTCAGGAATCAAGTTCGATTGTTGTTGAGACTGTTcaaaaaatttcgaaatctAAACAAACGGGGCCAGTTTTACCATTATTCAAATCAGATGCTAGTAAGGTGACAAGCAAGGGAATGGGTCTGAAGAAAGCATACCTCGGAAAACAAAATCAGTTTGTTGTGAACGCAGGAGATGCTG GCAATAATATCCTGTATGTTGCGGTCTATGGACCCAAAGGACCATGCGACGAAATCACAATGAAACATACGGGCCGAAATAATTACAACGTAAGCTACATGGTTCGCGAGAGAGGAGAATACATAATTCTCGTGAAATGGGGCGACGAACATATCCCTGGATCGCCTTACAAAGTcgaagtataa